The DNA window CGGGCGCAGCTCAAGCTGTACCCCAACACATCGCTGTATTCGGCGGGGGCATCGCTGCGGTACGTCGAACAGCAATGGGAAACGGACCATCGCAATTATTTCATCAGTGCCGTCGAAGCCGATCAGTACCTGACAACCGTTCTGACGGCAGCCCGGACGGGCTCCACCATTGGCGAACTCGCCACCCTGCTCACCGACCTGCAAACCGACGCCGACGAAGCCGCCGATTTTATTGAACAACTAATCGACAGCCAACTGCTGGTGTTCGAGACAGAGCCAACTGTAACGGGTCGCCCCTACCTCGACTGGCTCACCGAACGCATCGCGTCGCTAGCCGATACCGGGCCGGAAGTTACGGCCCTACAGACGCTGATGAACGGCCTGCAACAAGGCGACCGGCGGCAGACGTATAGCCACATCCGACAGTGGCTGCTCGACCGGCAGATTAGCCCGCCCACTTCTGATCTGATGCAGGTCGATTCGTTTTTCGACAACCCGACGCTGCAACTCGGCGAACGGGCCATACAGCACCTTCAACGCGACCTCGAAAAGCTGCTGTTACTCAATCAACCCGCCGTTTGCCCCGATCTGGACGAGTTTAAACGACGATTCTATAATCGGTACGAAGACGAGGGAATTCCGCTGACACTGGCACTCGACCAAGAGTTTGGCATCGGCTACGGCTCCGGGTCGACCCTCGGCGTCGGCTATGCCCCCTGATCGATGACCTGTCGTTTACCAGTAACAACGCTCCGCAAACCACCAACTGGGACTGGTGGCAGACGTTCGTGATGGACAAATACGCGGCTGTGTTACGAAACCGACGCGCCACCAGCGACATCGACGAAATTGCCCTGACCGACGATGATCTGGCGTATATCGCAACGCAACGCCCGCTGACGAGTGTCATGCCCGACACGCTGTACGCGTTTGGCTCGCTGCTGGCATCGTCGGCCAGAGCGCTGGATGAAGGGCATTTCCGCTTCAATCTGCTCGCTTATCGGGGGCCATCGGCCGTCAATCTGCTGAGCCGGTTCGGCGAGGGCGACCCGGTGCTGGCGCAACGAATTCGGGCCTGCGCAGCCGAAGAAGAAGCCCGACAAGCCAACGTCATCATTGCCGAAGTGGTCCATCTGCCCGAAAACCGCGTCGGCAACATCCTGACCCGCCCCACGATTCACCCCTACGAAATTCCGTACATGGGTCACTCCTCCGCCGACGCCGACCATCAGATTGCCCTGTCGGATCTGCTAGTGTCGGTGCGGAACGGGCAGGTCGTACTGCGGTCGAAGCGGCTTAATCAGCGGGTTATTCCCCGGCAGACAACCGCCCATAATTTCGCCCACGGCCTGCCGATCTACCGCTTCCTGTGCGACCTTCAGGCGCAGGACGCTCACCTCAACGTGGTCTGGAACTGGGGCGTGTTGCGCACACAGGCGTACCTGCCCCGTGTGCGCTACCAGAGCGTGATTGTCAGCCGGGCGACGTGGCAGCTCCAGCCCCGGCAACTGACACCCGACAACCCGCTGCGGCTCGTGGCACAGCTGACAGCCGCTGGCCTGCCCGACCAGTTTATGCTGGCGCAGGGCGACAACGAACTTCTTATTCACCTGCACATCCCCGAATCACTGGCGTTACTCTCGGCCGAAATTCACCGGCTTAGGAGTCTGTCGACGCAGGGCAGCGAATCAGTCACCCTCCGGCTTGTTGAGTTTTTGCACCAGCCTGATCAGTGTCCGTTGGCTAACCGGCGGGACGT is part of the Spirosoma rhododendri genome and encodes:
- a CDS encoding lantibiotic dehydratase gives rise to the protein MDKYAAVLRNRRATSDIDEIALTDDDLAYIATQRPLTSVMPDTLYAFGSLLASSARALDEGHFRFNLLAYRGPSAVNLLSRFGEGDPVLAQRIRACAAEEEARQANVIIAEVVHLPENRVGNILTRPTIHPYEIPYMGHSSADADHQIALSDLLVSVRNGQVVLRSKRLNQRVIPRQTTAHNFAHGLPIYRFLCDLQAQDAHLNVVWNWGVLRTQAYLPRVRYQSVIVSRATWQLQPRQLTPDNPLRLVAQLTAAGLPDQFMLAQGDNELLIHLHIPESLALLSAEIHRLRSLSTQGSESVTLRLVEFLHQPDQCPLANRRDVYTHELILPFTSNRARPLPGLQQTINQLPQRKFSVGSEWFYLKVYTGEKTSDALLLQTIYPVVQQLLKTQTIQEFFFVRYKDTDPHLRLRFRGNPHLEFYHHVVRAMEKALHESVEAGVVHRVQVDTYQREFERYGMEHISLCETLFHCDSLSTLEFLARTGDEFNENLRFAFAIRKIDHLLTGTGLSAAHCRTILDAMKESFFQEFGGNSALRHQLNEKFRTYRPLMNQAFSADFPAASSLGDWSCMQTSLLRQLADTFADTNELFSIITGLIHMIVNRLFPSKQRAYELVLYHCLARHYDSVQARQVVC
- a CDS encoding lantibiotic dehydratase family protein, with product MIQRHDFFVLRQPAFPISTLTRFYDQLATHSFDDLLRQHYQNPLAQEAIFTASPTLYERFQRWLAGEVLPEQTKLLLTLHKYLIRMCSRATPYGLFAGCTMGRFGDQSVYRAGTSATLRTHSRIDMDCLLAIGRWLTSLPHLRAQLKLYPNTSLYSAGASLRYVEQQWETDHRNYFISAVEADQYLTTVLTAARTGSTIGELATLLTDLQTDADEAADFIEQLIDSQLLVFETEPTVTGRPYLDWLTERIASLADTGPEVTALQTLMNGLQQGDRRQTYSHIRQWLLDRQISPPTSDLMQVDSFFDNPTLQLGERAIQHLQRDLEKLLLLNQPAVCPDLDEFKRRFYNRYEDEGIPLTLALDQEFGIGYGSGSTLGVGYAP